A section of the Pseudomonas sp. FP453 genome encodes:
- a CDS encoding DUF421 domain-containing protein produces MSPFDIQRMLIDEFPLSFLLEVCFRATFAFLAVFLFLKSSGRRGIRQLSLFELVVILTLGSAAGDVSFYHDVPLLPVVVVFLTLLLLYRLIVMATTKSRKFEAWIDGLPVTVINNGLFEMKAFETLNMSNSELLMELRQQGVEHLGQVRLGIVETDGDLSLYFHDENDLCPGLSVLPKEHRPEYQKVPASALYCCVKCGFAQSIDKEHEARCLRCSHDIWSTPLSNHRSR; encoded by the coding sequence ATGTCGCCTTTTGATATACAACGAATGCTGATAGATGAATTCCCACTCTCATTTTTGCTAGAGGTCTGTTTTCGAGCTACGTTTGCTTTTCTAGCGGTTTTTCTTTTTCTGAAATCCAGTGGCAGACGAGGCATTCGGCAACTGTCGCTGTTTGAGCTTGTTGTGATTCTAACGCTGGGTTCAGCTGCGGGAGACGTATCGTTCTATCATGATGTGCCGCTATTGCCGGTCGTCGTAGTATTTCTAACGCTATTATTGCTTTACCGCCTGATCGTCATGGCGACGACAAAGAGCAGGAAATTTGAAGCCTGGATCGACGGTTTGCCCGTTACGGTTATTAACAATGGCCTGTTCGAAATGAAGGCATTCGAGACGCTCAACATGTCAAATAGCGAATTATTAATGGAACTTAGGCAGCAAGGCGTTGAACACCTGGGACAAGTGAGATTAGGTATCGTCGAAACGGATGGAGATCTCAGTCTTTACTTTCATGACGAGAACGATCTCTGCCCTGGGTTATCGGTCCTTCCTAAAGAGCATCGACCTGAATATCAGAAAGTTCCCGCTTCTGCACTCTACTGCTGCGTGAAGTGCGGTTTCGCGCAATCTATCGATAAGGAGCACGAGGCCCGCTGTTTACGCTGCAGTCATGACATCTGGTCAACGCCTTTGAGCAACCACCGCTCCAGGTAA
- the dapA gene encoding 4-hydroxy-tetrahydrodipicolinate synthase — protein MQQLNGIMPALVTPFDKNGAVDYDVLASLVEYQIKQGVGGLVPLGSTGEYYALTNEERRQVMATVREVANGRVMLIAGANGSCTREVIEQVKQARDTGYSNLLIAPPYYAIPTQDELIGHYNAILDAVPDVNIVLYNYPIRTNVEVGYSVMDALKDHERVIAIKESAGNLLRAIEIDERYKGKIQLSCGSDDQALDFFLWGATSWICAPANFLAPQIVAFYEHYVSGQLAGAQQIVRSLFPLMNNLESGKFIQKVKYGCELAGFNVGVARMPLLPLTPEEKSEFRREFDKLQG, from the coding sequence ATGCAACAACTCAACGGCATCATGCCGGCCCTGGTTACCCCCTTCGATAAAAACGGCGCGGTCGACTACGACGTGCTGGCCTCCCTGGTCGAGTACCAGATCAAGCAGGGCGTTGGCGGCCTGGTCCCATTGGGCTCGACCGGCGAATACTATGCGCTGACCAATGAAGAGCGCCGCCAGGTCATGGCCACCGTGCGCGAAGTCGCCAATGGTCGCGTCATGCTGATCGCCGGCGCCAATGGTTCGTGTACCCGCGAAGTGATCGAACAAGTCAAACAGGCGCGCGACACCGGCTACAGCAATTTGCTGATCGCGCCTCCGTACTACGCCATCCCGACCCAGGATGAATTGATTGGTCACTACAACGCCATCCTCGATGCGGTGCCCGATGTGAACATCGTGCTGTACAACTACCCGATTCGCACCAACGTGGAGGTGGGCTACAGCGTCATGGATGCGCTCAAGGACCACGAACGCGTCATCGCCATCAAAGAGAGCGCAGGCAATCTGTTGCGGGCCATCGAGATTGATGAACGCTACAAGGGCAAGATCCAGCTCTCGTGCGGCTCGGATGACCAGGCCCTGGACTTTTTCCTGTGGGGCGCGACCAGCTGGATCTGCGCGCCGGCAAACTTCCTTGCGCCGCAAATCGTGGCGTTCTATGAACACTACGTCAGTGGCCAACTCGCAGGGGCCCAGCAGATCGTGCGCTCGCTGTTCCCGCTGATGAATAACCTGGAAAGTGGCAAGTTCATCCAGAAGGTCAAGTATGGTTGTGAGCTGGCTGGCTTCAATGTGGGCGTGGCACGCATGCCGTTGCTGCCGCTGACCCCTGAGGAAAAGTCCGAATTCCGTCGCGAATTCGACAAGCTCCAGGGCTGA
- a CDS encoding aldehyde dehydrogenase family protein, producing the protein MKSYEHLYIDGHWVKPVLGGTFPTIDPSNETLLAQVAAATAADIDLAVKAARKAFDEGPWPQTTGAQRAVVLRRIAAGIRERLDTLAALEVQDNGKPFPEAQWDIGDTAGCFDFYADLAEGLDTRQEQTVPLADERFSCIARKEPMGVAGAIIPWNFPMLMAAWKVAPALAAGCCMVLKPSELTPLTALELANIAHEAGLPAGVLNVVTGLGPDAGAPLSEHPGIDKLAFTGSVPTGAKIMQAAARDIKNISLELGGKSPFIIFDDSDIEAAVEWIMFGIFWNQGEVCSATSRVLVQRGLYEPLLKRLVEETRTLSIGHGMKEGVLLGPLVNSTQYDKILQAVARGQEEGATLLYGGTRPADCNIGYFLTPAIFADVPVNSWIWNEEIFGPVVCVRPFDDEAEALKSANDSRFGLAAAVMSKDLVRAERVARRLRAGIVWVNCSQPTFTEAPWGGYKQSGIGRELGEWGLNNYLETKQITRYDSDQPWGWYIK; encoded by the coding sequence ATGAAGTCCTACGAGCATCTGTACATCGACGGTCACTGGGTAAAGCCTGTCTTGGGCGGCACGTTCCCGACCATCGACCCGAGTAATGAAACGCTGCTGGCGCAGGTTGCTGCCGCCACCGCCGCCGATATCGACCTGGCCGTAAAAGCGGCACGCAAAGCGTTTGACGAAGGACCGTGGCCACAGACCACTGGCGCGCAACGGGCCGTGGTATTGCGGCGCATCGCCGCCGGTATCCGCGAGCGCCTGGACACACTGGCGGCGCTCGAAGTGCAGGACAACGGCAAACCGTTTCCCGAAGCCCAATGGGATATCGGCGACACCGCTGGCTGCTTTGATTTTTACGCCGACCTTGCCGAAGGGCTTGATACCCGGCAGGAGCAGACCGTACCGCTTGCCGATGAGCGCTTCAGTTGCATCGCACGCAAAGAGCCGATGGGCGTGGCTGGGGCGATCATCCCCTGGAACTTCCCGATGCTGATGGCGGCCTGGAAGGTCGCGCCGGCGCTAGCCGCTGGTTGCTGCATGGTGCTCAAACCGTCTGAACTGACGCCGTTGACTGCGCTGGAACTGGCGAACATCGCCCATGAAGCGGGCTTGCCGGCCGGGGTGTTGAACGTGGTCACGGGATTGGGGCCGGATGCGGGTGCGCCGCTGAGCGAGCATCCGGGCATCGATAAACTGGCGTTCACCGGCAGCGTGCCGACCGGCGCGAAAATCATGCAAGCCGCGGCCCGCGACATCAAAAACATCAGCCTGGAATTAGGCGGCAAATCCCCCTTCATCATTTTCGACGACAGCGACATCGAAGCCGCCGTCGAGTGGATCATGTTCGGGATCTTCTGGAACCAGGGCGAGGTGTGCTCCGCCACCTCACGCGTGCTGGTCCAGCGCGGGCTGTATGAGCCGCTGTTGAAACGCCTGGTGGAAGAGACGCGCACACTCAGCATCGGCCACGGCATGAAGGAGGGCGTGTTGCTCGGGCCGCTGGTCAACAGCACGCAGTACGACAAGATTCTGCAAGCCGTCGCGCGTGGCCAGGAGGAGGGCGCCACGCTGCTGTACGGTGGCACGCGGCCTGCCGACTGCAACATCGGCTACTTCCTGACCCCGGCGATTTTCGCCGATGTGCCCGTCAACAGCTGGATCTGGAATGAAGAGATCTTTGGCCCGGTGGTCTGCGTGCGCCCATTCGACGATGAAGCCGAAGCGCTGAAGAGCGCCAACGATTCGCGCTTTGGCCTGGCGGCGGCAGTGATGTCCAAGGATTTGGTGCGAGCGGAACGCGTGGCACGTCGTCTGCGCGCCGGCATTGTTTGGGTCAATTGCTCTCAACCGACCTTTACCGAAGCGCCGTGGGGCGGCTACAAACAAAGCGGCATCGGCCGGGAGTTGGGGGAGTGGGGCCTGAACAACTACCTGGAAACCAAGCAGATCACCCGCTACGACAGCGACCAGCCGTGGGGCTGGTACATCAAGTAA
- a CDS encoding FAD-binding oxidoreductase yields the protein MINTQLPTSGQSAVVIGGGIVGVCCALYLQREGHRVTLIDPQAPGDSTAKWSCGQMAVSEVIPLSKPGILKKIPGWLVDQKGPLALRPSALPGILPWFLRFVACARHSRIVDIANEMATLTHHVYEDYAPLLARCADKTLMGERPIIEVFDTAEGLAQEGPHMELRRSLGFKSEVLDRAAIADLEPALAGKFSHGLLFPDWRAVSDTQGFIAALTQSFIDQGGVRVRGQVRAIDENADRASGVTLVSGERYPADHVVIAAGTGSRQFFSQIGGSVPLAGIAGYQVLLPHSGVEVRHSVIYADGGFCFAPMTRGLQIGGTIEFSGPDAEPNFKRADIILEKARKILPQLQLDDVEYGIGYRPFLPDTKPVIDRSARLSNVFLAFGHGQLGLTLGATTGRLIADLVAERPPAQDLTPFSARRFAFT from the coding sequence ATGATCAACACGCAATTGCCCACCAGCGGCCAATCGGCTGTCGTTATCGGCGGCGGCATCGTCGGGGTGTGCTGTGCCTTGTATCTGCAACGCGAAGGTCATCGGGTCACACTGATCGACCCACAAGCGCCGGGTGACAGCACCGCCAAATGGAGCTGCGGGCAGATGGCGGTCAGTGAGGTCATTCCGTTGTCCAAGCCGGGCATTCTGAAAAAGATCCCGGGCTGGCTAGTGGATCAGAAGGGCCCGCTGGCGCTGCGTCCCAGCGCACTGCCCGGGATACTGCCGTGGTTTCTGCGCTTTGTGGCCTGTGCCCGGCATTCGCGCATCGTTGATATCGCCAATGAAATGGCGACCTTGACGCACCATGTCTATGAAGACTACGCGCCACTGCTGGCGCGTTGTGCCGATAAAACCCTGATGGGCGAGCGGCCGATCATTGAAGTGTTTGATACCGCCGAAGGGTTGGCCCAGGAAGGTCCGCATATGGAGCTGCGTCGATCCCTGGGTTTCAAGTCCGAAGTACTGGACCGTGCGGCGATTGCGGACCTGGAGCCGGCCCTGGCAGGTAAGTTCAGCCACGGCCTGTTGTTTCCGGATTGGCGTGCGGTCAGCGATACCCAAGGGTTCATCGCTGCGCTCACGCAAAGCTTTATCGACCAGGGCGGCGTGCGCGTGCGCGGGCAGGTCCGGGCCATCGACGAAAATGCTGACCGCGCCAGTGGCGTGACCCTGGTCAGCGGTGAGCGTTACCCGGCTGACCACGTGGTGATCGCGGCGGGCACAGGCTCACGCCAGTTTTTTTCGCAGATCGGCGGTTCAGTCCCGCTGGCGGGCATCGCCGGCTACCAGGTGCTGTTGCCCCATTCGGGTGTAGAGGTGCGTCACTCGGTGATCTATGCCGACGGCGGCTTCTGTTTTGCACCGATGACCCGTGGCTTGCAGATCGGCGGCACCATCGAGTTCTCCGGGCCGGATGCCGAGCCGAATTTCAAGCGGGCCGACATCATTCTGGAAAAGGCCCGCAAGATTCTTCCGCAATTGCAACTCGACGACGTTGAATACGGCATTGGGTACCGCCCCTTTCTGCCCGACACCAAGCCGGTGATCGACCGCAGTGCGCGGCTGAGCAATGTCTTCCTCGCCTTTGGCCACGGTCAGCTTGGCCTGACACTGGGCGCCACCACCGGGCGCCTGATTGCCGACCTGGTCGCCGAGCGCCCACCCGCACAAGACCTGACGCCATTCAGCGCCCGACGCTTTGCGTTTACCTGA
- a CDS encoding GntR family transcriptional regulator produces the protein MSNDTPETSTKRHGGRYIYEELRKQILTLKLKPGSPLDEVSLAAQFGLSRSPVRDALARLISEGLVTILPNRTTLVTPFEIEDFPNYVSALDLIQRAVTRLAATQHDEEDLKRIRAADAAYLEAVTSGDFQAMSETNKAFHIAIAEAGKNPYFISYYEKLLGEGQRLLHLHFDYIVSTASTTTRLGRDHDVIVEAIAARNADEAEQAAHEHTMLFQRRFLAYMQQNLTKAVSVK, from the coding sequence ATGAGCAATGACACCCCTGAGACCAGTACCAAGCGCCATGGTGGCCGATATATCTACGAGGAACTGCGCAAACAGATCCTCACGCTCAAGCTCAAACCAGGGTCGCCGCTGGACGAGGTGTCGCTTGCCGCGCAATTCGGACTGTCCCGCTCGCCGGTCAGGGACGCATTGGCTCGGTTGATCAGCGAGGGCCTGGTGACGATCCTGCCCAACCGCACCACGCTGGTTACGCCGTTTGAAATCGAGGACTTCCCCAACTACGTCTCGGCGCTTGACCTGATCCAGCGTGCCGTGACCCGTCTGGCGGCGACTCAGCACGACGAAGAAGACCTCAAGCGCATACGTGCGGCGGACGCGGCCTACCTCGAAGCCGTGACCTCGGGCGACTTCCAGGCCATGTCCGAGACCAACAAGGCGTTCCACATCGCCATCGCCGAGGCGGGCAAGAACCCGTATTTCATCAGTTACTACGAAAAACTGTTGGGTGAAGGCCAGCGGCTCCTGCATCTGCACTTTGACTACATCGTCAGCACGGCCAGCACCACCACACGGTTGGGGCGCGACCATGATGTCATCGTGGAAGCCATCGCTGCGCGTAACGCCGACGAGGCGGAGCAGGCGGCGCATGAGCATACGATGCTGTTTCAACGCCGTTTTCTGGCTTATATGCAGCAGAATCTGACAAAAGCGGTTTCGGTGAAATAA
- a CDS encoding proline racemase family protein, which produces MRWKKTLQMVDVHCEGEVGKVITGGVLDIPGKTMLDKMNYINEVDDSLRRLVVLEPRGCLQMSVNLLLPPTRPEAQAGFIVLQADKAHAMSGSNCICVVTALLELGILPMEEPSTTVVLDTPAGLVTARAQCVDGRCVSVSLDMVPAFVEHLDVRIQTEAFGPINVDIAFGGVYYALIDVEQVGLSIAPDNARALADAGVRLRTIINDQVSVQHPLIESLNDVAYVMFRNRIDGTTWQTCTTLPPGRVDRSPCGTGSSANLATLSARGQVAPGDQLTSRSTIGGEFQVELLGLTEVGDRAAVLPRITGRAWVYGMHQIGVDPDDPLAAGVYVERHLGRRFLTEPAPVLTLRAVKRPVRTLRVTQ; this is translated from the coding sequence ATGCGCTGGAAGAAAACGCTGCAAATGGTCGATGTGCATTGCGAAGGCGAGGTTGGCAAGGTCATTACCGGGGGTGTCCTCGACATCCCCGGCAAGACCATGCTCGACAAGATGAACTACATCAATGAGGTCGACGATAGCCTGCGTCGCCTGGTGGTGCTGGAACCCCGTGGCTGCCTGCAGATGTCGGTCAATCTGTTGCTGCCGCCGACGCGGCCAGAAGCCCAGGCCGGCTTCATCGTGTTGCAGGCCGACAAGGCGCATGCGATGTCGGGCAGCAACTGCATCTGTGTGGTCACAGCGCTGCTGGAGCTTGGTATTTTGCCGATGGAGGAGCCATCCACCACGGTCGTGCTCGATACCCCGGCTGGGCTGGTCACTGCCCGTGCGCAGTGTGTGGATGGGCGCTGCGTCAGTGTTTCACTGGATATGGTGCCAGCGTTTGTCGAGCACCTGGACGTGCGCATACAGACCGAAGCGTTCGGCCCGATCAATGTCGATATTGCCTTTGGCGGGGTCTACTACGCCCTGATCGATGTCGAGCAAGTCGGCTTGAGCATCGCGCCCGACAATGCCCGTGCGCTGGCGGATGCAGGTGTACGGCTGCGAACCATCATCAACGATCAGGTCAGCGTGCAGCATCCGCTGATCGAGAGCCTGAACGACGTGGCGTATGTGATGTTTCGCAACCGCATCGACGGCACCACCTGGCAAACCTGCACCACTTTGCCCCCCGGCCGTGTCGACCGCTCGCCCTGCGGCACCGGCAGCTCGGCCAACCTGGCGACGTTGAGTGCCCGTGGGCAAGTCGCCCCCGGCGATCAGCTGACCTCCCGCTCGACCATCGGCGGCGAGTTCCAGGTTGAGCTACTGGGGTTGACCGAAGTGGGCGATCGCGCCGCCGTTTTGCCGCGCATCACCGGGCGGGCCTGGGTGTACGGCATGCACCAGATCGGCGTCGATCCGGATGATCCACTGGCGGCCGGGGTTTATGTTGAGCGACACCTGGGGCGAAGGTTTTTAACTGAACCTGCGCCGGTGTTAACCTTGCGTGCGGTCAAACGACCGGTAAGAACCCTGAGAGTGACCCAATGA